Within the Cervus canadensis isolate Bull #8, Minnesota chromosome 17, ASM1932006v1, whole genome shotgun sequence genome, the region GGAGGTTCCGAGTGCCGCCAAGCAGAGGGCCTCTGCCGGTCACGCCTCTGAGGACGGGGACCCAGGTGCAGCTCAGGCAGGAGGCGCCCAGACAGCTGCGCCCACATCTGCTGAGTGGTGCTGGCCGCCCCACGGGGCCGGGCGGGCTGTGGGCTGCTTGGTGCACGTCTGCGGGGCGCCCAGGCCCGGGCACAGCGGGGAGGGCCTGGCTGGGCGTCAGCTGGACACAAAGTGCTTCTCAGACGCAGTGAGGTGGCGAGGGGCGCAGGCTCCCGGCCCCCGGGGCAGAGCAGGGTCCGGACCCCGACGCCTCCACAAGCCTGGACACGCGGCTGGGACTCCCTGGGCCGCAGTTTCTCTCCACAGGACGCAGCAGAGCCACCGGCAAGGGTTCCTGGGGCAAGAGACCCAGCTCTGCCGAGAGACAGATACGCTCCTCACGTTGCTCACATCAGGGTCCCGACAGCGAGGCCACGAGATCGCGGGCAGCTGTGCCCGAGGGCCGCCGGGCAGCGGGCGCCCATCTTGTCACCAAGTCTCGGTGCTCACCAGGGGCTCACCTGAGGCCGTGGGACCCTCAGGAGCCGGTGGCGGGGCCACCAGCGGACGTGCCGGACGTGAGGTCGCCTCAGTAGCCATCGTCATCGTCCCCGTCACAGCCGTAATCTGCAGAGCGCGAGGCAGTAACCACGAGGGGTGAGGCCCGCCGCTCCCCGCCGCCCtgccggccccgcccccaccgACGTGGCCCTGCCGAGCGCCCGCCCGCACACACCGTTGCTGCCCATCATCTGCAGGGCGCTGACGCAGggctccccatcctcctcctccacgTCCTCCTCCTCCGCGTCCTCCTCCGCGTGGTACGACACAGGCCCGCTCTCAACCACGACGGCCGCGGGCCTGACGCGCTCGGCCTCCAGGGAGCGGGCGCTCGGGACAGAGGCCTGCAGGCGAGGCTAGGGCTAGGCAGGCACGGGCATGCTCCGGGCCACCGGGGCAGGACCGCCCTGCTGCCGGACCCTGGCTCCCGGAGCCCGGCCCCGCTGCCTGGGAGGGCGCGCCCTCCGCACACCGTTCGTGCACCCTCTTCCCCGAGGACCCCCcgcctggcccagccccgccccccgccaacgCACCTCTCCAAGCACCACCTTCTTTGCCGGCTGCGTCGACACCATCGGCCTCAACCTGGAAGAGCACACAGCGAGGCGGCCTCAGCGCAGGCCACGCCCCCGCCCAGGAGGACAGGCCCGGAGAGGCCTGCCTCTGACCGCACCGGGCCGGTTGTGGAGGCCAGGGACGCTGGTCTTGTCCCCGGGGGCCTCAAGTGCTGGCCCCTCAACCCCAGAGCATCCCACAGTTGCCTCCTGCACCCAGGCCTGGCCGCCCTCCACCCACCCCGACCCGGCGGGCTGGGCATGTCGCTGACAGGTGGGCCACCCTCTTGGCCTGCTCACGTCCACGCAGGGCACAGTGGGGGGGACTGGGACCCTCAGGCTGCAGCCGCCGTCGTCCTGCCTGCACTGCGCTGGACACACCCACAACAGACCCCGCAAGAGCCTCCAGCGGTGGACACCCAACAGCAGGGGTCTCTGGCTGGACCACGGGCAGCCTGCCCCGTCAGCAGCAGGGGCTGAGGGCTCTCACGGGGGCCCTGGCTCCCTGTGGCCCTGGCCGGCAGCCTGGAGGGGGAGGCGGCAGGTGAAGGCACGGCTGTGCGCAGGCTGAATCAGTCCCTGCCGCAGGACGGTTCTCCTGGGAAACGGGTGTGCGGGGCTGCGGCATCAGTGACCCCAGGGCAGGCAGAGCAGCCCGGAGTCACGGAACCCAAGAGGTGGGAGCCAGAATCATGCTCCTTAGCACCCAAGGGCCGCCCCACGAGCAGGGCGCATCAGCGGTGCAGGAGGAAGGCCAGAGGGACAGGTCTGTGTCTCGGGCCCTCCTCTCGACGTGCCCCAGAGCCGTTCACACACTGCCCCGCGGGCGGCCAGGCCTCTGAGCAGGGCCTGCGAGCACCAGGGACACTGAcggaggagggggagggtgggggtccAGCCCCACAGAGCCCAGCACCGCCTGCCCCCCGGGAGCGCCCCGCAAGCACACCTGGGGCCAGGCGGAGCGCACGCTGACCAGTCTTGGGCCTAAAGGGAGCCGGAGGGGCGGGTGCGCAGAGCTGCCTGGACCTGTCCACGCAGGGCGGCCCACCGGCCCCAATGAGGAGGGCTCTGCGGCCGCGCTCCCGGCTTCTCCCAGCCCTGCCGGCCCTGCTGTGGTCTCCTCTCCCAGGGTGGGGCAGTGCGGGGGCTTCCAGAGCCCCTGGGTGGGCAACAGGCCTGGCCCCCTCTGCCCCGTTTCTTCAGTCAGGACCGACTCTGATGCCGCGGGCCCCGTCCAAGCCTGGAGCCCCACTCAGCTCCCAACCAGGGCGGCGGGGGCTCCAGACACTGACACTGGTTTCTGGCATGCGGGTGGTGAGTGACCCCAGCCTGTGCCCCAGGCCCACCCGGCACAGTACCTCTTGCCCACGCTGGTTGAGGGGTCTGGCCGGCTTCTCCTGGAGGGCGTCTTCCGCCGGGACAGCCTCCGGGCACTGGTCCGCTCTGTGGGCCGGGCGGCCTCCCCCTGGGAGGCCGTGTCCTCCCCGGGCGGGGGGCCATGCTCCCGGGGCGGGGGGCCATCCTCCCCGGGCGGGCCGCCCCCGCTATCCAGGCCCCGCAGCACGCTGTAGTTGATCTTGCTGGAGATTTTCTTCTGCTCCAGCATCTTCTCGATGGCCTCCCCGGCCGTGCTGGCCTGGATCGGCTCCCGGCGCTTGCAGGACTTCTTGGGCTTGAGGGAAACATAGAAATTACGCTTCCTGTGGGCCTTGGTGCCACGAACCAGCGAGGTGACAGTCAGGGCGTAGGGGGGCACCAGCCAAACTCCTGGGAAGGAGACTCACGCCGTCAGGGCTGGCTGGGGCCTCTCACCCTCCCTGGGGACACGGGCCCCTGGGTGGCCAGCGCTACCCTCTGCCCATGGCCCACCGAGCAGCCCCCAGCCGTCCTGCGCCTCAAGCGGGACCACCCAGGGCCGGGGCCGGCCGTCTGCGGGCGAGAGGCTGCCAGCACAGCCCGGAGGTGTGCGCTCAAGCCCCTGGGTGGGGGGGCACCCACCTTGTGCTCCTTGTAGATGCCCAGCTCCCTCTCCTTCGCGATTCTCGCTTCTTTCTCTGAAAGACGGAGGAGCCGGGTCAGCGAGGCCCGCGTCCCAGGCACCTGGGCGGGCACTGGGCGGGCACTCACCCTTCTGCTCCCGCAGGTACTCAGCGTTCTCCCGCATCCAGAGCTCGGCCTTCACGCGGGCTTCCGCCTCATTCAGGATGTACTAGGGCAGAACACAGGGTCACTCAGAGGGCATGCCCGGAGCTCAGCCACAGGGCTGTCCGCTTCGCGCGTGCCAGTCGGGAAGCGGGTCCCTGACCCGAGAGGGAACGTGTGTGGAGCCCGGGCTCACGGCCCGCCGTCCCCCGCCCTCCCCGAGCCAGCCCCGGGGCTACACCCCCCCAAGCAGCTCGCAGGCCCCAGGCCACGGGAGCCAGGCCCGCCAGAGTGCAGGCTCAAGGGTCCCGGAGAAGGAGCTGCGCTGACGGCCACAACAGCAGCTGAAGAactggcagtggccacaggcctgaggCAACTGCTGACAAATCAGGGGAAGGGCTTCCCGCTGCCTGCAGACTGGCATTGCCGGGCAGCCTGCTCAgagcccaccaccaccacaggcctgggagccccagggggcgcagccccggcccccgccccgggAGGCCCCGCGTGCAGGCAGCGCCTACCCGGTCGATCTCGAGGTCGTCGATGCCGCTCAGGTCCAGCTCCCCGTCCCCACAGGCATCCTCTGGGGGGAAGCACAGGCTGGACTCAGGCTCGGCCCCCCGTGGAAAGGTGCACAGCTCACCAGGGGCTGGCTCGGGGCTCGGGGCCCCAGGCGGTGCCAGGGCGGCTCCAAGCCTCTCCCCCcacgctgctcccagggcctCGTGGGGGAAGCAACTCTGACCCAGAGGAGACCCTGTCCTCACGCTCCTTACGGAGGAGCTTCTCAACAACGTTCCGGGGAGGGGGTCCCAGGGAGCCTCCATGACCACGCTGAGGACCCCCCAGACCTCTGGGCTGCCACCCTGCCCCCTCACTGCCCACAGCGGGGGCCCTGCTCTCGGCTGCAGCCAGGACGGCCTCTTGCTGCCCCCGGGCCCCGTGACAGCCCTCTGCTCAGTGCCCTGACCCAGGCGCCTTGCTCTCGGCTGCAGCCAGGACAGCCTCTTGCTGCCCCCGGGCCCCGTGACAGCCCTCTGCTCAGCGCCCTGACCCGGGCGCCCTGGCGCAGCAGCCCCGGGGGTGAAGCCTGCTCATGCCCAGCAGGGGAGCCTGGTCTGCGTCAGGGCCCCCATCCGCCTGCAGGGAACAGCGTGGGCATCGAATAGCATCCTGCTCACAGGGGCTCCTCACACAGAGGCCGAGCCCCCGGTGTCGGGGAGGAGACGAGGCCACGCTCGCGTGAGACGCGAGGGGACGGGCCTGCCTTCCTCGTGGGGAGGGCCCCGCGGGCACCGGAGCCCAGCAAGCAGTGCCCGTCCGTCCAGTGGAGAGGCGGCTGACGCAGGGGACGGGCGGGGGTGCCAGTCTGCCCCTGTGGCCCCCTGTGACGCGCAGCTTTGGCTTCCTGCgctgaggggcaggaaggagacgGTGGCCACAGCCAACCACGCTGTGGGCTCGGGCCAGTGCCAAGGGCCGCGAAGACACTGCCAAGTGCTGCGGGCACCCGGCTGCCAGCACAGCCCCTCCCAAACCTGCCCTCACACAAGGCTGCCCCTCAGCAGCTCCCACGGCCCAGCCGGGAAACCCCCGccgccccagcccctggcactcACTGGGCTCGCGGTTCGGGGAGGAGATGCATTCCCGGATGGAGTCCGAGATGCCCAGGCTGGCCGCCGTGGGCAGAGGCCCGAGCAGGGACTCCAGCGCAGGGGGCCTGCCGCCCTCCGCGGGGCCCCCCGCCGCCTCCGCGCCGCCAGAGACACCGCCTCCTAACAGCTCCTGGTAGAAGTCTTTGTTCAGGTGGCTGGCCGCGGCCTCCAGCTCCTCGTCCTCGGTGTCCTCCTCTCCGAACAAGCTGGACGTGCTGTCCTCAACGGAGCCTAGGACACAGTTTCACATGCCCCCTGTTGAGCATGCAGGAGGCCGCAGCGCCCACCCGGGGAACAGCGTTTCCACACAGCTGCACACGTTCCCAACGGCGGGCCTGTCCCCAGCGCGCCCACACCACACACGCACGATGCAACAGCCAACTCAGAACAGATCAGACACAAGCCTAACAGCTGCAAGTACAAACAAACGTTTCTGAGAAAAGATGGGAGATGGGAAGAAATGTTGACTCCAGCGTTGATAAGTCAGATTTCATCAAAAATGAGAATTCTACTTTGAAAGACACTGTTTAGGAAGACAAAAAGACAAGCTGCAGACTCATCTGCAAATCACATGTTTGACAAGGACCTGCCCCTGGATTGTGTGAGCAACTCTGAAAACACAACCCCATCACAGCTGCACAAAAGTTTGGAGCAGAGACCAGCAGGGGCGTCGCGGGCGGGCACAGGTGCGTCACCCTGTCACGACAGGTGCCTGCAGCCACGGCGAGCCCGCGGGTGCCTCCCCATCCACAGCCACAGTGCAAGGGCGGACACCACACGCCCGTGGCTGCCGCATCGGGAAGTAGCTTCTGAACCACCCGACCACGTCTCCccgacccagcaatgccactcccCCACATTTACCCTCgagaaaaggaagcaaagacggacacaaatgttcacagtggTTTACATGCAACAGTCCCAGAGTGCACATAAGCCAGGTCCtgtgactgtggatcacaacaaactgtggaaaattcttaaagaggtgggaacatcagaccacctgacctgcctcctgagaaatctgtgtgcaggtcaggaggcaacagttagaactggacatggaacaacagactggttcaaaatagatgaaggagtatgtcaaggctgtatattgtcaccctgcttgttcaGCTTATACgaacagtacatcatgagaaacgctgggctggatgaagcacaaactggaatcaagatcgccgggagaaatatcaataacctcagataggcaaatgacaccacctttatggcagaaagtgaagaggaactaaagagcctcttgatgaaagtgaaagaggagagtgaaaaagttggcttaaaactcaacattcggaaaactaagatcatggcttctggtcccatcactcatggcaaatagatggagaaacaatggaaacagtggctgattttatttttggggctccaaaatcactgcagatggtgactgcagccatgaaattaaaagacgtttgctccttggaagaaaagctatgaccaacctagatagcacattaaaatgcaaagacattactttgcccatagaggtccgtctagtcaaggctatggtttttccaggagtcacgtatggatgtgagagttggaccataaagaaagctgagagccgaagaattgatgcttttggactgtggtgttggacaagactcttaagagtcctttggactgcaaggagatccaacttgtccatcctaaaggaaatcagtcctgaatattcattggaaggactgatactgaagctgaaactccaatttgTTGGctacctgttgcaaagaactgactcatttgaaaagaccctgatgctgggaaggattgagggcaggaggagaaggggacgacagaggatgagatggttggatggcatcaccgactcaacagacatgagtttgggtgaacttcaggagtagttggtgatggacagggaggcctggcgtgctgcggtccatggggtcggcaaagagtcagacacaactgagcgactgaactgactgactgacggACTTCCACCTGGGACCGGACACTCGGGACCCCTGCCCCAGAGGACTGACAGGGGATGGGCCTCTCAGAGCGACAGCACGGAGCGAAAAAGCCGGAGAAGAGATGACCCCTCTCACAGAGAACTCTAGACACAACGGACTTCCAGCCGCAGGAGGCAGCTGCAGGCTGGCCTGGTCACCCACCGGCCCCTGGCCTGTGACATACGCCGCTGACCCCATGCACGGCCCCCTCACGCCCTTGCAGCCCCTCGCCTGGAAGCCCGCGCTATCAGCGCGCGTGTCACCAACAGCCCGCGGGAGGGCCTGCAGAGCGAGGACACTGGCCCGCCGAGCGGTCCCAGAGCTCGGCGCCCTGCACACACGCAGCGTGGCCTCCCGCGGGATGGCCCTTCCTCACCGCGCCCCCCAgcaccagcctcctcctcctcgccTTGGAGCGGCAGCTTCCCCAGGCGGGCCGTCCCGCAGCAGTGCGGGGCCGCTCAGGGGCCGGGGGTCAGAGGAAGGAGTCCACACCAAGGAGGGCGGACCAGGAGCGAGGGTGGGGTGGGACGTGGAGACGGTCCCATAAGCAGCGGCGGGTGTGGAGGACGCATCCCTGATGCTCCGGTCAGGAGGAGCCGTGAGAAGCTGGACCTGGAGCAGACCAGTGGTCCCTCCAGAGCACCGGGTGAGCATGCGGGCAGGGGCAGCGAGCCCAGCCCCGTGGCTGGGCGGCTGCAAGCAGGTGCTGGCCCAGAAACAGAGACCTCAAGAGACCACATGAAGAAAACCCGGGGACAGCACACATGCTTCCCGAGGCCCAGGGAGCGCCTCGCAAAAGGCACGCGAGCAGACACAGGGGAGCCGGGTCCTTGTGGCGAGAGAGGTCCAGGCTGGGCCGGAGAGCAGAGCCCCGCTGTGTCCAGAGGGGAACACGGGCAGGGTGGGCGGGGAGGCAGGCGGGCA harbors:
- the BRF1 gene encoding transcription factor IIIB 90 kDa subunit isoform X5, encoding MVSSLSVAGLTACRVDCSVGFVHSDASHPELRGESADAHGDDPCLYIPRFAHLLEFGEKNHEVSMTAMRLLQRMKRDWMHTGRRPSGLCGAALLVAARMHDFRRTVKEVISVVKVCESTLRKRLTEFEDTPTSQLTVDEFMKIDLEEECDPPSYTAGQRKLRLKQLEQVLSKQLEDVEGEITTYQDAIEIELENSRPKAKGALASLTKDGSVEDSTSSLFGEEDTEDEELEAAASHLNKDFYQELLGGGVSGGAEAAGGPAEGGRPPALESLLGPLPTAASLGISDSIRECISSPNREPKDACGDGELDLSGIDDLEIDRYILNEAEARVKAELWMRENAEYLREQKEKEARIAKERELGIYKEHKPKKSCKRREPIQASTAGEAIEKMLEQKKISSKINYSVLRGLDSGGGPPGEDGPPPREHGPPPGEDTASQGEAARPTERTSARRLSRRKTPSRRSRPDPSTSVGKRLRPMVSTQPAKKVVLGEASVPSARSLEAERVRPAAVVVESGPVSYHAEEDAEEEDVEEEDGEPCVSALQMMGSNDYGCDGDDDDGY
- the BRF1 gene encoding transcription factor IIIB 90 kDa subunit isoform X1; this encodes MTGRVCRGCGGTDIELDAARGDAVCTGCGSVLEDNIIVSEVQFVENSGGGSSAVGQFVSLDGAGKTPTLGGGFHVNLGKESRAQTLQNGRRQIHHLGSQLQLNQHCLDTAFNFFKMAVGKHLTRGRRTAHVVAACLYLVCRTEGTPHMLLDLSDLLQVNVYVLGKTFLLLARELCINAPAIDPCLYIPRFAHLLEFGEKNHEVSMTAMRLLQRMKRDWMHTGRRPSGLCGAALLVAARMHDFRRTVKEVISVVKVCESTLRKRLTEFEDTPTSQLTVDEFMKIDLEEECDPPSYTAGQRKLRLKQLEQVLSKQLEDVEGEITTYQDAIEIELENSRPKAKGALASLTKDGSVEDSTSSLFGEEDTEDEELEAAASHLNKDFYQELLGGGVSGGAEAAGGPAEGGRPPALESLLGPLPTAASLGISDSIRECISSPNREPKDACGDGELDLSGIDDLEIDRYILNEAEARVKAELWMRENAEYLREQKEKEARIAKERELGIYKEHKPKKSCKRREPIQASTAGEAIEKMLEQKKISSKINYSVLRGLDSGGGPPGEDGPPPREHGPPPGEDTASQGEAARPTERTSARRLSRRKTPSRRSRPDPSTSVGKRLRPMVSTQPAKKVVLGEASVPSARSLEAERVRPAAVVVESGPVSYHAEEDAEEEDVEEEDGEPCVSALQMMGSNDYGCDGDDDDGY
- the BRF1 gene encoding transcription factor IIIB 90 kDa subunit isoform X4; this translates as MTAMRLLQRMKRDWMHTGRRPSGLCGAALLVAARMHDFRRTVKEVISVVKVCESTLRKRLTEFEDTPTSQLTVDEFMKIDLEEECDPPSYTAGQRKLRLKQLEQVLSKQLEDVEGEITTYQDAIEIELENSRPKAKGALASLTKDGSVEDSTSSLFGEEDTEDEELEAAASHLNKDFYQELLGGGVSGGAEAAGGPAEGGRPPALESLLGPLPTAASLGISDSIRECISSPNREPKDACGDGELDLSGIDDLEIDRYILNEAEARVKAELWMRENAEYLREQKEKEARIAKERELGIYKEHKPKKSCKRREPIQASTAGEAIEKMLEQKKISSKINYSVLRGLDSGGGPPGEDGPPPREHGPPPGEDTASQGEAARPTERTSARRLSRRKTPSRRSRPDPSTSVGKRLRPMVSTQPAKKVVLGEASVPSARSLEAERVRPAAVVVESGPVSYHAEEDAEEEDVEEEDGEPCVSALQMMGSNDYGCDGDDDDGY
- the BRF1 gene encoding transcription factor IIIB 90 kDa subunit isoform X2; its protein translation is MTGRVCRGCGGTDIELDAARGDAVCTGCGSVLEDNIIVSEVQFVENSGGGSSAVGQFVSLDGRRQIHHLGSQLQLNQHCLDTAFNFFKMAVGKHLTRGRRTAHVVAACLYLVCRTEGTPHMLLDLSDLLQVNVYVLGKTFLLLARELCINAPAIDPCLYIPRFAHLLEFGEKNHEVSMTAMRLLQRMKRDWMHTGRRPSGLCGAALLVAARMHDFRRTVKEVISVVKVCESTLRKRLTEFEDTPTSQLTVDEFMKIDLEEECDPPSYTAGQRKLRLKQLEQVLSKQLEDVEGEITTYQDAIEIELENSRPKAKGALASLTKDGSVEDSTSSLFGEEDTEDEELEAAASHLNKDFYQELLGGGVSGGAEAAGGPAEGGRPPALESLLGPLPTAASLGISDSIRECISSPNREPKDACGDGELDLSGIDDLEIDRYILNEAEARVKAELWMRENAEYLREQKEKEARIAKERELGIYKEHKPKKSCKRREPIQASTAGEAIEKMLEQKKISSKINYSVLRGLDSGGGPPGEDGPPPREHGPPPGEDTASQGEAARPTERTSARRLSRRKTPSRRSRPDPSTSVGKRLRPMVSTQPAKKVVLGEASVPSARSLEAERVRPAAVVVESGPVSYHAEEDAEEEDVEEEDGEPCVSALQMMGSNDYGCDGDDDDGY
- the BRF1 gene encoding transcription factor IIIB 90 kDa subunit isoform X3, with amino-acid sequence MTGRVCRGCGGTDIELDAARGDAVCTGCGSVLEDNIIVSEVQFVENSGGGSSAVGQFVSLDGAGKTPTLGGGFHVNLGKESRAQTLQNDPCLYIPRFAHLLEFGEKNHEVSMTAMRLLQRMKRDWMHTGRRPSGLCGAALLVAARMHDFRRTVKEVISVVKVCESTLRKRLTEFEDTPTSQLTVDEFMKIDLEEECDPPSYTAGQRKLRLKQLEQVLSKQLEDVEGEITTYQDAIEIELENSRPKAKGALASLTKDGSVEDSTSSLFGEEDTEDEELEAAASHLNKDFYQELLGGGVSGGAEAAGGPAEGGRPPALESLLGPLPTAASLGISDSIRECISSPNREPKDACGDGELDLSGIDDLEIDRYILNEAEARVKAELWMRENAEYLREQKEKEARIAKERELGIYKEHKPKKSCKRREPIQASTAGEAIEKMLEQKKISSKINYSVLRGLDSGGGPPGEDGPPPREHGPPPGEDTASQGEAARPTERTSARRLSRRKTPSRRSRPDPSTSVGKRLRPMVSTQPAKKVVLGEASVPSARSLEAERVRPAAVVVESGPVSYHAEEDAEEEDVEEEDGEPCVSALQMMGSNDYGCDGDDDDGY